The Lactuca sativa cultivar Salinas chromosome 2, Lsat_Salinas_v11, whole genome shotgun sequence genome includes the window TGATTGTGTGATTGTTCGGTTATTAAGCTTTGTTGATTATGATGTCTTATGATAGTTGGATAATTGAGATATCCTTTTTTTAAGTGTTTGGATTATCTTGGGTTTGTTTGAATTTGATGTTTTAGCTACATGTAAGGTTCTGATTACAAGAAGGGCATCGACATAACCTTTTTATAAGTTTACTAGAAACATTTTTACCATGAGGCTGATCTACCCTTTCTTTGTTATTAGCattcaatcgatatgtattgaactatattactaTATTGGTCTATTGATTCGATATGAATAGCATTCATCACTTGTAGGACTGCATCTAATTAGATTGCATGCTGTAGATATTGCGTTTCTTTTCAGTTGGGGATGATGTTCATTCTTGTGCTTTGTTTTCTCTTTTTCTGTTTACGCGTTTTGTGTGAAAATGAGGAATTTTTCATTTGCCAAGAatgtttattttgtattttgCTAATGCAGGAATGGATATGTCAACGAGAGAGACTAGTAACCAGATTCATGATGATGCATCTAGCAGTATGACTATCAAAACTGATGATGTGGTACCATGGTCATACCTCAACCATGATGTGATTTCATTAGTTATGATGCAACTGGGAGTTATCGATTTTCTTGCATTCAGTGGAGTTTGCAAGTCATGGAGATCAGTAGCACGCAGTAACTGGAAAACATTTATGACATCCAAACCACCAATGCTGATGTTGATCCTTCCCGTTGGTAATAATGATAGGCAATGCTGGCTAGTGGATTCTGAAGGAAAAGAGTTCAGAACCATAATTCCCCATTCTGCTGGCTGGGGATGTGTTGGATTAACTTGTGGTTACTTGATTTTGTTGAGGTGGAAAACATACGACTTCTGGCTTGTGAATCCAATCACTAGGCATGAACTTCATTTCCCTCCTGCTCCTTGTGTGTCTGATTATGTGTCAAAAATCACTTCTGTCCTTTTCATTTCACCTTCAATGTCTAAATTGGTGTTTGTTATCTTAGCCAGTAATCAAATATGGTTTTCTATAGAGAATGAGGGAGGATGGAATTTTGTTTCCTCCACTTTCGACTTTACCTTTAAGGATTTACATGTTTTCAAGGGGAGGATATATAGTGTAAGTAATAAAGGTCATTTTTGCGAACTCACACTCGAGCCTGAGCCCAAACTGACTTTACTGAAAACCAAGAGTCTTCTTGATGAGGATGTATCTTTCCGGGAGCTTGTAAGTTGGGGTGAAAACATTTATGTGAGGGAAAACTTGATGGCTtataaattagatttttgtgaaatgGAATGGGTGCCTTTCCAATATACTGGAGACGAAAATGAAGTTGCTTTCTTTCTTAGCGACTTGAGTCATGGTGCTGCTGCTAAACCAGAGTCGTGGGGATCAGAGCCTGGGAGATATGTTGTTTTTGAAGGAGGTGGAAAGGGAAGGTTCTTTATTGCAGTTCAATGGTATTTTCCCCATGAATGTTTGAATGTTAATCTCTTACACGATGCATGACTTTTAATCACTCTTATTTTTGTCTATTTTCtatttgttttcctttttatgtGATTTGGTGTTCTTTGCTTTGAGATGTGTGGCTAATAGATCTGCTTTATTATCAATTTGTGATTTTATCTTTTAACCTGATTATTATTGTGATGATCGAGCCTTTCTTTTAGATGTAGTATTGTCATCTCTTGTATTACCTGTTGAAAATCCAAGAGATTATTAATATACAATTGTTAAATGCCACCACCGCTCATCACTAGAATTTCTTCTTTGCATTCGTGTACTGGTTATCGCTTATAAGAGAATCTAAAATTAAGTTTGGCACTTAAAGCCAGTattttgtcttgtttgataagtgATCTCAAAGTTTGTTCAAGAAAAAGCaatgtatatttatttattagcAAATAAGTTTCAATATTTTATTTCGATgaataatattttcattttttcacATTAATACATTGTATTTTATACCTAACTAAAGGGTGTATGCCCGTGCGATGCAGCGGAAAACCAGTTAAGAATTAAATGGAAAAATGAAGCAGGATTCTATTACATGTTATAACATaaagaaaataaatgaaagtagaatgctataaaacaCAACCATATGGAAGTATATTACCACTTTTTATCAATTATAGTTAACGGTACACCTTAAATAGTAGACATGTGTGGTGTTTGATGGTTTTTCATGCTCTATCAAAACCATCAAGCATAAAGCATCTaactattatttaattttttgaaCCAAAAAGATTATGCATCATTTGTTAATTTAAACTTACAATTAGATTCAAGTTCGAAACTTACATGCTAAAATTGGATAGATTTTCCAAAGAAGAGTGTCTTAAAGTGGAAGTACAACACACAgtaataaaaaacaattaaataattatgttgtaatataaaaatatataaagtaAATTGTTATTTATTGCTATAAAAAACAAAcgcattttattttttttaaagcgTAACAACTCGTGTTTTTGAGTATATTTACATGTTATCTCAGATTGAACAACTCATCACTCTTATCAATTTTACACCAATGgtccaaatttaaacttttgttaCTAATTTGGTCCTAAcattaaattttattatgaatttatctcaaatttagtttGTTTTACAAATTATTTTTTTCCTACAACATTTTTAGAAATTTTTACAATCTATACTAAGATTTTTTTccttatgtttttatatgtttttaatacgATGCTCTAAACTTGGGTTATAATTCTTTATTGATTTTTACACTTTCATACAATTGCTTTTAAAAAAAGTATTTTACaaatatttaaaacttttcatacgtatttttatttatattatcgtacaacttttttttttccttttttttttttttttttttttttttttttaactttcttACAATCATTTCTAAAGTTTTTGAtggataaaaatttcatttttttaatacttTTTGTGCAACGGCCCAAAATCatgaagaaaattttcatttttacttTAATCTAAAACCATCAAGTATGGAAAACAACCCCAAACAAAGTATGTCATCATGTGAATAAtcatcagagtacaaaatccaaatcataagaaaatatagaacATAGGTGGATGCGCTGCGATCATGTCAAGCCCTTTCCCTTCGtatcagaagtacctaaaaccataaacatatcTATAAGCACGAGGCTTAATGAGCTTCCTTAATTGTCAAGTTCAACCAATTGCATCATATTCAATAGAAAACAagccaagtctctgataccactgatgagttttgagcataacatacaatccttatgtgtgcatgcaaccctaattattGGATCGATGTTttttctaattgaacatacaagtaTTGAACAGAAAAGGAAAAATCCTAGGAGGCATctagtatttttgaaattaaAACAAGAGATAGTAAACTAACATTTTAATGTTTTGTAGTAATAAAAAGCAATTCCTTGTTTGTGTAGAAGCTTAAGAactagtgtcacaagtgtaacacctctaatggttcacaaacacactTAACAAGAGGATGATACgagagaggaggaggaagatTCAAATTTTGGTTATTCTTCTTAGGGTTAGAGTGGCCAAAATCAAGAGGGGGTGTAGCTCCTTATATAGATgaggtagcttagagccaaagctagggtttgcgggatgaaaccctaattccttagcttaaggcctaagcattCCATGAACTCTCCATCCAAGGCTTTGGACGGAAATTCTAGGGCCTCCCTAGAAGTTTTCGTCCAACCCTTCTAGAGTGGTCCAAGAGCCCAAATCCACAACTATCAGTAAATTGCCAAATAGCCACTACactttttaattaattcctttaatcccaaaattaatttatgattaaatattagttaaataatatgatttctaattcataagttattaccataatacattaataaatcatttattacaattcattaatcaaataataaattcttcctctttCTCAATAGGTCATCCTGCCTAGTTGCTCGTGTAACGATCGTATTCCGAGGTATATATTTATTAACATTCTCAAGTTCTATTTTGGGCTATTATAGAATTGTATTTTTGGTTTGGCTCTATTTgttttgggccgagaatttggctGCCCATAAGCCGTAAGCTGGGCGTACCCcattgtacgctgggcgtaatgcttaAATGAAACGCGGGGAAGAGGGGCGTACACGCAACGTACcatatggtacgcccaacgtacgcggtcagatgaaaaccctaattttaggggtttaAGGCTATATAAACCCCACTATAGCCTCCTTCCCTGTCTTCCCATCAGTCTCCCCACCCTCAAGGAAACCCTAACTTGTTTTTATCCTCCCTTGTGTGTGAAGAAGCTCTTGGTGAGTGTTTTTGTGAAGAGAAGTggtgaagaaggaaaagaagaagttGGAGAAGAGGCTTGAGCTCAGGGATCTGGACTTAGCACCCTCTTGGTCAGCAaaggaaggtataaagttctgaactttcTTCCTCTTTCCTACTAGATCTAGGTTATGGAAGTTTGGatctttttaggtccaaaggttGAGTCTTGATCTTGATAGTCGGTTCCGGAGCTTGGATTGCCATCCCTACGGCTCAGAAACATCTTCCTAGCAATAAAGTTTCAGTCTTTGTGGCttatatggaaccatgcatgagatctagttagctccatggaagtagaatgttatttatggaagtttgagcctttatgagacttgtaagtcatcaagtaagcaactttatggcttaagacatgGTACAAGCATAGGATCCGGATTTGTAGCCTCTGGATcagattattaagcacttaatgagatttTGGCTTAACAtggttgtacgctgggcgtacaaggaggtacgcgccgcgtacaagccatcagccagtacgctcagcgtaccttggtgtacgccccacgtacgctgccagtttgggcttcgagtattttgggcctcggtgtgggctgagtTTCAGGCTTAGGGGtccttttgtcacaccccgaaaatcaaaggcggaaacatttccggggttggctccacgttgagtatcaaatccaatgcacatagtaatcaaagtaaacaaccattacattacatatatttgaaagtttacatttgtttcaaaagtaaattgtacaagtgtgatacatattatatatatgaacaaaatgagacgagtcttctacacactccgtcttcaccaaaagagatcactGGGTACCTATCTAATacagacctgagaatacaagcagtttgaaaatcagcataaaactggtgagatcataaaatgtttgttttctgaaaaatgtaccagtttcctttagttttccgaaaaggtttgttatcaaagaaaatcccatattttcttatgtaaaacagtttagttatctttcattaccagttcaattacgcgttatatgttaccccaggaaaatcccatattttcctaaatgcaagaccgattgaatatcacagagtatagtttaatacacaaaactatatattgagaatcatgggattactatcccgaattagatataaaatactttaatatacgtgaactgtagatggaaagtagtttgaaaacctcgggactaacatcccgtactacatataagataatttgatatacatgaaaatatagattgaataccatgggactatcatcccgaactaaatacaagatagtttgatatatatgaaaatatagattgaaaaccatgggactactatcccggACTAgacatagattcaaaaccatgggattatcatcccgtacaagatatagattcaaaaccatgggattatcatcccgtacaagatatagtttcaaaaccatgg containing:
- the LOC111888911 gene encoding uncharacterized protein LOC111888911 codes for the protein MDMSTRETSNQIHDDASSSMTIKTDDVVPWSYLNHDVISLVMMQLGVIDFLAFSGVCKSWRSVARSNWKTFMTSKPPMLMLILPVGNNDRQCWLVDSEGKEFRTIIPHSAGWGCVGLTCGYLILLRWKTYDFWLVNPITRHELHFPPAPCVSDYVSKITSVLFISPSMSKLVFVILASNQIWFSIENEGGWNFVSSTFDFTFKDLHVFKGRIYSVSNKGHFCELTLEPEPKLTLLKTKSLLDEDVSFRELVSWGENIYVRENLMAYKLDFCEMEWVPFQYTGDENEVAFFLSDLSHGAAAKPESWGSEPGRYVVFEGGGKGRFFIAVQWYFPHECLNVNLLHDA